A window of Aptenodytes patagonicus chromosome 1, bAptPat1.pri.cur, whole genome shotgun sequence genomic DNA:
GAAAAAATAGGAAGGGCACAGACAGACAAGGGCTTTTCACTTCTCAGCAAACACTACTGGCCACCACAAACTCCTGCCAAGGCATTTCTTGCCTGCTTCTGCGCAGGTTTGCTTACACCTGGAAAGAGCATTAACTGCTTTATTTAAGATAAGCAGAACTTCTGTGTGTCCATCCTGATATGTCTATGGCATAACAACCGGAAAATAACCATGGACGTGCTTAGTCGTGTAGGAGATGTTAGCAGTGTGGCCACAAGCACTTTTTGAGGCACAGGTTACACATACTGGTCTATTGTCATAAGGTGCAACTGGTATTAGGATTTAGGGGAAAGCACAGGAAAATTATTCTTGGACAGTTTTTGTACTAGGGGCTTCTGTTCTCCTTTACCCTCCTATCTTCAGCGCCTCTTCTCAGAGTCCCTCCACCTTTACCTTTGACAAAAGCATCACTTCTATCATCGCTTTCTTCTACAATACCTTCCTCCAGTCCCCACAGGTCTCTCCTGCTCACCTCTACCCTTCTTTTCATTCCTCCGTTTAcaagaggaggcagaaaggagCTACAATTTGGACACACTTCAAAGGTATTGTTTTCAGTTGTGCAAGTTTCACATTTATCAACACTGAGATCGTCTCCCAAGCATGGACTGCCAGCAATCTGACCTCCAGCCTTTGGTCAGACTTCAGCAAGCTCGGTTACTGAAAGGAAGATAGTCCAGTGACTTGGGAAGCCTAGGATCGGTTTTGGGACACAAAATCCCTTTGCAACTCCGAATAATTCCTTTCACCTCCATGTGATCTTGATTCATTCCTTTAACCCTTCAGCATATCATATATAAAGCGAGGATAAGAACAATCTTTACTTCTGAATGATGCAGTGAGATGGTACTGCATGGCATTTAGACTCCCTATGGAAATGAGAGGCAAATGAGCACCCAAACCTACACAAGTGCTGCCATCTTTACAGTGAGAGGCCACATATACGACGTGACCTGCTCCCCATTAAGGCACACAGAACTTTGCTGCACCCACTACAGGCCCACAAGAAATCTGAGGAGCcttcagcacagcaatggctCTGGCCAAGACAAAGTGAATTCTGTGTGAATGATGTTAAATTCCCCCAGGACTGATTAGAAatcgcttttttttccccccttgtggTAACACCAAGATGGATTTCTCCAATAGAAGCACAACATAACGAGACACTGAGCTTTGCTTTCAGACATCGGTCAGGCCAGGTTAGATTCTGCAAAATCAGCGCTTCAGCTTGACTGCTCCACTAATAACTACAGCacttggataaaaaaaaatatttacacctTCTCCATGTGCTTCACTGCCTGCAATTAAACCATGAGAGAAGCCACTGACATACAACACACACGCCCCAGCACATGCATGAAATAGCTTCGTTTGCCTTTCTCCATTTTAACCTCTGTTTTCGCAGTGGCCGGGTCTTCTGGGGTGAAACGAACCCGAGCCCGCGCAGGCCCAGCGCTCCGCCCGGCGAACTCCCCTCAGCGGCCGCTTACCGCCCAGCCGCCCGCGCCTCGCGCACGGACTCTGCCCCGTTGCCATGCGTCATGACGTCcctctctcaatttttttcattggCTGCTTCGCCGATGACGGCACTACCAAGTGTACCTCTCCGTGATTGGTTTGCGAGCGAGCGCGGCGCGGGCTTTGATTGGCGgccggggagaagaggggagcgGGATTGGTTGGGAGCGGGGGGCGCGCGGTGCGTTgtggggcggcgggcgcgcgTGGGGCGGGAGGGGCTCATGGCGGCCATCGGCGTTCACCTCGGTGCCACCTGTGCCTGCGCCGCCGTCTATAAGGTGAGGGGCTGAGGCGCTGCTCCGCCCGCCGCGTCCGGGGCGGTCCGGAGGCGCCGCGGCCGCTCGGGAGTCCTTGCCGGGAGGAGCGGGTGGGCCGCGGTCGGCGCTGCGGGATCACGCGGCGAGTAAAGCCCTGACGGGGCGCGGGGCGCCCCGAGGGGCGGCTCACGGGTGGTGCCTCTGTCCGCAGGATGGCCGCGCCGACGTGGTCGCCAACGACGCCGGGGACAGGGTCACTCCTGCCGTCGTCGCTTTCTCGGAAAGCGAGGAGGTGAGGCTTCCCTTCTGTGGTGGTGGTCTGGAGAGGGGGGAGCTCTGCCCgttgctcacttttttttttccccccctttgttTTTCATTCAGGTTGTTGGCTTAGCTGCAAAGCAAAGTAGGataagaaatatttcaaacaCTGTAGTGAAAGTAAAGCAGATCCTTGGGCGAAGGTAAGAGAACAGGTGTGAAAGGGAAGGTGAGAAGTTCAGTTTTCCCCAGTAAAGCTGGTCAGTGCTGACATTGGAGGCATTTTAATCTAGTGTGATAGTAGTTAAGTTAACCTGGCATTGACAGGAGGGTATGTCAGATCTTAAAAATTCCTTATATTATGAACTTCTTGTTCTACATTTCATTCCAGGAGTAAAGAGATGCGTAGTATTTTTTATCTGAATTTGTGAAATCAAATTGTGAAATTTATTAACAAGTTGCATATATGCTTTTGACATATACTTAAGTTTTTTAACTAAAACATCTTGTTGTTACCTGGGTGTTTTCCTGTGGCTAATATCCACTGTGGTTTTAGTTGCATGAAACTTTGTATTGCCTTTTATTACAGTCAAGAAACGCACTGATGTAATGCCTGTTGTGATCCTTCAGTTAGTGGAGCTGTGACGGTTTGCACTGGCAGTTACAGCGATACTAGAACTAAACTTGCTGGTTTAGGTCTAACATCAGAGGTGTGACAAAACTTTTCCGTGATAACCTAGCTGTGTGTTACAGCCCTTTCACTGAAAGGAGTTGACAAGTTGATGTCTCTTCTGATGTATTTCTCGGCACTTTTGAGATGCATAACTGTACGTCGTTAGTGGAGGATTAAGGATAGTCAGCTTATTGCTCTCGCATTACTTCAGTCAATGCAACAAAAGTGCCACTAAAATCGTTTATAATGATTATTGGGGATAGCAGGTTAAAACAATGTGttggcttttgttttccctttttcactAACTAGTAGctattttttctgtcattaatttGGGGAAAGGGGATTGAAAGATGCCAGCAGTTACAACTGTTGGCTTTTCTTCTCCTGTATAAATGTATCCGTAGAGTGGAAACAGGAACTTTGGTTGAAGTATAGCTTCATGTGCTGTTGTTGTTATAAGGAATATCAGCAAGATGAATTTATGCAATTACCCTTGagcatataatttattttgttattttgaatttGTCTGGACAGCTCTAGTGACCCACAGGCAGAGAAATAtattgcagaaagcaaatgttCAGTGAGtatgatctattttttttgttgttctcagAATAACTTGTATCATTTTATACTGTTCTTGGCATTGTTTGTGCCACACCATGTTTGTGTTCTGTAGTGATCAGCTCTCATTATATGATGTCCATTTGCTGCTGTGTAGaatgtttctctttttataaaGTAGAGAACTTCACCGTGTTCTGAGATCTGCCATCATAATATAGTCCAacagaaaaattatataaatCTCTTGGCCATTCTCAAAAGGGATGATTCTTAATATATTTGGGCAATAGCGTTGTGGTGTTTCTTAACACTGGTAGAGATGCTCAGGTTACAGCATCTGGTGATAAAAATGCTTAACCACTTGATTTAATCTCAGTATTTAATTTGAATAATACTGTGCTTGTTACTAGACACCTTTTTGCAAAACGAGAAATATTATCCTGGAAAACATATTCCTAAAGAAGCAATgagtttttctctgttttttgacTGTTTGTATTGACAGGCTTATGTAGATAGTTGATCTTTTTTCTTATGGAATGTAAGCAGGCAAGTACTTTTGTTCTAAATGTTGCTTTTGTACAAAGGAAAACTTCTAATAGAAAAAAAGTCTGGAGTCTTTAAGTCCATATGAATGTCACTGTCATGTCTGTTGGATAATACAAGGGGGGGGTTTGTGATCTCTGATAAGCATCTTGGAAGCATTTATTCTCTTGTAACTAACAGAATATTTACACAGTCCAATGGTTTTTACTTTGAACAGAAACTAAATTGAACGTTACTTTTTGTTAATAACCAAATTACGTATCTAACAAAGGTATGTTGGTTTTGCTTACAGATAATTGAGAAGAATGGAAAACTTCAATATGAAATAGATAATAAATTTATTAACCCAGAAGATGTGGCAAAActaattttcagtaaaatgaaaggTATATAATAAGTAAAAACATAACATATTTTAGTTTTTTAAGCTGTCCTCATATTTAAGATGTGATATattgtttttttttgcttttaatcaaCATGTTCTGCCTATGTTTATAAACAGAAACTGCTCAGTCTGCATTGGGTTCAGATGTAAATGACGTTGTTATCACTGTACCATTTGATTttggagagaatcagaaaaatgCCCTTGGGTAAGAGGATTAagatttttctgttatttaacaTGCCTAAAGCAGACCGGCTGGCAGATCAGCAATGGGAATTCTGCTGGACTTCAGCTTGCGACTATCAGTCAAGACACTGGGATACTATTTGAATTGGGAAAATGTGAAAGTAGGAGATAAAAATCCTGACTTTAGAAACTTTTCATGGAATTCACTGTTGTAaccaaaatgaaattctgaatcAACTGAAGTGAGAGGGAATTTTGGTATCATCAAGGATAGAATGTCATTTCAGATGTGTTATTTCTAGTGGATCTTCAGTGTctgctttgaaatgcaaatagTTTGTCAGCCCTCTTCCATAATTTCCCATCCCCTCATACAACAACACTCACCAAACCAAATGGCGTTACATGACTTTACTGATGATTGTTCTATCAGAGAGCAGATACGGAATACACACCAGTATTCTGCTTGGAAGTTCTGCTTGGAAGTGTAGCTGTAAAAGTTCTTCCATATGAAAACGTAAATAGACTTAAAGCTGTGCGTAAGTGGCAGCATCTATTTCTATTTTCTGGTATGTAGAAGCCATTATGTTGAACTGTCATGAAATACTTAAAGCACACTTAAAGTTGGTCATAAAACATTAGTGAGCTGGGTATTTGCAGTATGTGTGATGAAATACTCTATTGCTTTGACATGCAAGTTTCAAAATAACTTCAAAGTGGAGGAAACTACTTGCAGGGCAGTCCCAGGGTTACTGAAGTTTCAAGAAAacatataatcatagaatagtttgggttggaagggacctctaaaggtcatctagtccaacgcccctgctatgagcggggacatcttcaactcgatcaggttgctcagagccccgtccaacctgtttccagggatggggcagccaccacctctctgggcaacctgtgccagtgtttcaccacactcagcgtaaaaaaatgtcttccttatagctagtctaaatctacccccctttagtttaaagccattcccccttgtcctgtcgcaacaggccctgctaaaaagtctgctgccatctcttttataaaccccctttaagtactgatagccTGCGAGAAGGttcccccagagccttctcttctccaggctgaacaaccccaactctctcagcctttcttcagaggagacgtgttccatccccctgaccatttttgtggccctcctctggaccaacaggtccatgtctttcttatgctgagggctccagagctggacgcagtactcccagtggggtctcaccagggcagagtagaggggcagaatcccctccctcgacctgctggccacgctgcttgtgatacagcccaggatacgattggcctttgATGCAGCCTTTCTGTGAAGAATTGTTAGAAGTGAGGTGCGATAACTTGGTTTGGAAGTAAAAGCAATTTTCCTAGCATGATATCTGTTGAAATAATGTGCCAAGAACTTTTAATACCAAATCTGAAGATAAGTTAGCAAGTTTGACTGAGGGTGGGGTTTTTCATCTTGCAGTTGAGGGgggttttgctggtttttatGGGGTATATAGACTGATACATCAGTGTTTTCTTTGACAATAAGCACACAGCAGATCCAACTACCAGAACAACACAGTAGCAACTGAACTTCCTGATATCTTTCTTTTCCAGTCACTTCGCTTTATTAATACCATGCTGTAACCAACTTCTGAGTTGGTGACATATGTAGTTCAGATGAAATCTTACTAGCATGCGTGACTATAGTGAAGTcatgaaagtaaaatgaaatgctgtTATGCCTTATCACAGggaagcagctgcagctgctggattTAATGTTATGAGATTAATTCATGAACCATCTGCAGCTCTCCTGGCTTATGGAATTGGCCAAGATTCACCCACTGGGAAAAGGTAAAATCCTAATATTTCACTTCTTAATTTTAAGCTGCTGTGCTTAAATCCTGAGAAATCTTAAATGAGGGAGTGATGAGTTGCCTTAGCAGTCAATACAAAATTAATGATTTGAGGcttgttcttcttttttctctcaataAAGCCAGTAACAATTTAGACATCGTAAATCCGTAGTATTTTAAATCtctttgttctggtttttatttttttagaattgTCTTTAAAGATTTGTGCCCAGATTCTGTCTTGCTCTTTAATGAGCTGATTGGCTTGAAGAAAAATGCATCCCTTCTTAAACAGATTTTGGCATAGCTGGTTTTTAATTGTGGGAGATGGGGTCATTTTACATGTGGTAGAACTAAAGCCGAGTTCCTGGGTTCAGTACGTACATTGGGTTTCCCTTACGAATATTCAAATAATTCACAAGATTTTCAAAATAGCAAAGACTGCTGTCAATGCAAACAgatgtcttgtctttttttcttcttggttgaTATTTTTTACCCTTCTCATACAATTCTTGCCTATAATCTTGAATGTAATGTTCAATTCTCAATTGTGTTGTAGGAAAAACGTTGGCTACTCTCACTGTATGAAATAGACTAATTTTGTTCTTTAGAGAACATTGTCAAGTGGACAGTAGTACTAAGACGCATTAAATACAAACACCCCAAATCAAATTCTCTTGACAAAACTGATTAAAACCTGCAATACATTATATGGTGGTCATCTTTTTAGACAGTGTGTCAAAGTAAACATAGTTTTAGATGGCTTATTAAtattactttctttcttttcttttttttcttttctttttttaaaccatggCAGCAATGTGTTGGTTTATAAACTTGGTGGAACATCGCTTTCTATCACAGTCATAGAAGTAAACAGTGGAATATATCGTGTGCTTGCTACAAACACAGACGATAGCATTGGTGGAGTTTGCTTCACAGAAGCTCTAGCACAACACTTAGCTTCTGAATTTCAGAGGTAGGTTTTGAATTCCAAGCGTGTTGCTGTTAGGACAGGAACTTCGTTATCTGATGCTtgctctcaaaaagaaaaaaattcatattaGGTTGTCAGATCTAGCAGACTGTCTGCAAGTGAAATGGCTCAAAGATATTAAAGGAACAGTCAGTTGTTGGGGGCCAAGGAGGAAGGCTGGGAAATACTTGGTTTTGGGTAGATGTTGCCCAAAGTCGGTGTTGAACTATTAAGGGCTCAGCTATGAACTGTTCTGTGTTTTGAGTGATGTATGTGACTACAGGCTGCTTACATCTGTTCAGTCACAAGCTTTTGGGGTGGCAGGGAGTTCAcctctgtgggttttgtttgtttgtcttgttGGCATGAAGGACTGTGGCGGGGCTTGGATCATCAGGTTGAAGTCTATATAGCACGTCATCCTGTGATGAACAAATGCATTACCATCAGCTCTAGTGATCTTAAGGTGGTCAGTTGCGTACTATCACAGGAGGAGACTTTTTGGATGAAACATACTATTCTGTTGACCTATGTAATGTTTGGTGTTCTATTTCTTCTTAATCTGTGGTTAAAATTAGTTAACTTGCAGGCCTTTTCTTGCTGTTCCTTGCAGTCACTTACAAGATGTGTTCAGCTGAGAAACTGTTCAGGAAGACTTAAATCTGTATGATAAAACACTAATGACCGAGTTCAGGGTGCCTCTACACAGCGTTCTTTAGTTGAAGTTGAAATAGACACTTTTATTCTTCGCAAGCTTTCAATAGTGGCATTGTAGATAATGCTAAAATGTCTACAGAAAAAAAGTTCAATAGCTTTaacctgtttttcctttcagaatattAGTGTTATCACTCAAATGCCTGCCTTTCTAAACTGATATCTGTTCTTAAATGTAGGTCTTGTAAACATGATATTAGGGGAAATCCCAGAGCCATGATGAAGTTAATGAACAGCGCTGATGTTGCAAAGCACTCGTTATCAACCCTGGGAAGTGCAAACTGTTTTGTAGACTCATTGTATGATGGATTGGATTTTGATTGTAATGTGTCCAGGTAAAGCAAATCTTGAAGCTACTGCTTTTATATAAAACCGTGCTTGAAATATTTCTAGGTGGTATTTAGGATGTTCAAtaagctttggattttttttttttttttggtggcattAATTTTAGAAACGGAAGTAGGATGGAAGACCAACTTGCTTGCTTTCAGCTTTGTTTCATATTGATGGTTCTGTTATGATGCGATCTGTAGTAGTTAGTGCTACAACCCTAACAGTGTTGCCCTAATGGTTAGAAAATGAAGTGCGAAAAGGCACAGGGAGACCCCGCTCTTTGGAGTCTGGTTGTTGATGAAAGGGGAATAGATACTGTAATTACTCAAGGTGGGAGGGCATTTCCCCTTATTGTtgtttttgttgctggtttttccttaaaaaaagacgACTTTTGGACTCTCTCATCTAAGTGAGCTCCAGAATGAtaggagtcatagaatcatagaatcattgaggttggaaaagacctctaagatcatagagtccaaccgtcgacccaacaccaccacccactaaaccatgtccctaagcgcctcatctactcgtcttttaaatacctccagggatggggactccaccacttccctgggcagcctgttccaatgtttaaccactcttccagtaaagaaatttttccttacatccaatctaaacctcccctggcacaacttgaggccatttcctctcgtcctatcgcttgttacttgggaaaggagaccgacacccacctcgctacaacctcctttcaggtagttgtagagagcgatgaggtctcccctcagcctccttttctgcaggctaaacagtcccagttccctcagcctctcctcataagacttgttctccagacccttcaccagcttcgttgcccttctctggacacgctccagcacctcgacgtccttgtAGTGagtggcccaaaactgaacacagtattcgaggtgcggcctcgaGTCATGGAAGTCTTGATGTTGCCTCTATTTGACAGCTGGAGTAGAAagatgttttctgtctttttgttcATACTGCTGTGTCCTACTCTAAGTCTTTTCTCTCTTGGTGTGATCCCTTGTTGAGGTGTTTAGCTAATTTTGATTGCTCTTCCAGTCAGCAGCAGCTTTAGACTTTTCAGTTCCAGAACTGTGCATCCACTGCTGCAGCAGTTGGATCTggtctgctgcagcagctggatcTGGTAAAACAAGGCACAGTATGTTCGCAAGTGTGAGAAGCAATGCTGCATAACTTGTTTGGCTCAGTTTTGGATAAGGATGCTAGTCCTGTGGACTAGTGTTGGAGAATTTGACTTGCTGTATTCGTACAGAGTAAAACTTCTCTTCAGGCTTGAAAGAGCCCGAAGCAAGCACAAGTTTGTTTTTCAATTTGCTTGCGTACCTACTCCCTGCATGCGAATCAGGACACAGCTTGATTTGTCTCTGAAAATTCAGGAGGCACATTTGAGTTGTTGTGTCTCCATTTTAAAGATGATGAAGCAGTTCTaggatttttgctgctttttttcacaTATGAGTCAAGACAACAATACTGTTTTTTGTCTAGAGTACACTGAAGAAGAATGAATGTGCATTCCACGTAGGTGTTAATGGTGGAATCAATAGCACAGATATtttcacaacaacaacaaaaaaatcacttctttgaGATTAATAATTGGGAAATAagggggtgtttttgttttttttttttttaaatcccttcatACCAGGTATAGCTAGAGAACCAAAGTATATTCTAAAAATGATTGTTCTTCAGTTTTAGGTGTTTGTCTCTAATGGATGAGATGACGcttcttgaattttatttttcttctttttcttctagggCCAGGTTTGAACTTATCTGTTCTTCACTTTTTAGTAAATGTGTAGAAGCAATTAAAAAGCTCTTACAGCAAGTTGGATTTACAGCAGATGATATTAATAAGGTAACAATAGAAATCGTTTGTCTGTAGTATGCTTTATAACTCGACAAGAAGAATATTTATGGGGCCTGTTTTCCTTGCAGACTGAGATTATTTCATGATGTGTTTAAGCATTTTTTGGCTCAGATCCAACAAAGTATGTTGACTCAAGCTCTTTAGAACTCCTGTCTTTGATTTCAGTTACTTGAAGTTAAGTATAAGGTAGAGTCAGCAATGTGTTTTTGCTGCTGCATATTGAGTAAATGGTAGTGGATTTATCTCCATTTGGTGTGTTTGCGTAACTCTTGGTAGAGCTGAGTACCACCTTCTTTAAGTTTTGTACATAGACTTTCTTCTGCCTTCACCGAGCTTTGGGTGGGGTTTGCTGACGCTTCTGCAGAAAGCCCGAGTTCTGACTTTTTTTGTCTTACGAGTTGAACAAATCACTTAGTGTCTGCTTGGTGCCTGTGTTCGTTCTTGTTAGCTTAAAAAACTTAGGAACATGTTAGGTGCCAAACCATAGAGTGTTTTAATGCCAAAGATGGTAACTAAAGTAGGAAACATTACTAGTTTCATTCAAATGTCTTTTTTGCTTTGATATAAGAGCGTAACTTCATCTCAAGCCCTGTGCACCAGTGTGTGGCAAATAGTGCTGTATTTATCGCTGGCAGAATTGGCACATAACTTCTGCAGCAAAAGTTAGCTGGCGCTTTTAATGATAACTGAGGCTATTTCAGACTCTTGATTAGTGTTTGCTGTGTCACACCTGAGTTTTACTGGTAGGATAATGAAGTATCCTAGGCCATTGTTCAGAGACcatcttttgttttctggtaGCAGTATTTTTTAAGTGGCCCAATGTGCTGTCCTCTCAGGCCTTAATGCTTTGTGTGGGGGGGAGGaactttaataataaattaaCCTAATTTACAACTCTTAAGTTATGTTTTATGTGAAGAAAAGTGGGAATTAGCCTTGTTTCCAGATCTGGTTGATCTCAACAAAGTCACTGTAATAAGAGAAGGGTTTTACGGGTTTTTTCTTGCACAAGATCAGTAAGTGACAGCTAGTTGTCAGTGACATCCCTCAGGAATTGATGCTGGGGCTAATACCATCTAATGTCCCTATTAATAACATAGGTATGGGTAGTGTGtgctctcagcaagtttgcagacagtACCAAAGTGAGGGGAGCAATGAATGACACTGTAGGTCaaggctgctattcagaggggtTGAAAAAGGTGAGAGAAATGTATATAATGGAATAGAATatttctgttggaagggacctacaatgatcatctagtccaatggaGAAGAACATCATGAAGATCAACAAAGGCAAATGTAGAGTCTGGGACGGAATAAAACTGTGCAGCAGGAGAGGCTAGCGGttgctagaaagcagctttgcaggaaaagaCGTGGGAGTTTGTTGTGatttaactccagccggcaactaagccccacagagccactcgctcacttcccctgcagcgggatgggggagagaatcggaagagtacaagtgagaaaactcgtgggttgagataaagacagtctaataggtaaagcaaaagccgcgcacacaagcaaagcaaaacaaggaattcattcattccttcccatcggcaggcaggtgttcagccatctccaggaaagcagggctccatcacgcgtaacggtgacttgggaagacaaacgccatcactccgaacgtcccccccttcctcctccttcccccagctttatatgctgagcatgacgtcatatggtgtgggatatccctttggtgagttggggtcagctgtcccggctgtgtcccctcccaactccttgtgcacccccagcctgctcgctggtggggtggggtgagaagcagatgaggccttgactgtgtgtaagcactgctcagcagtaacgaaaacatccctgtattatcaacactgtttccagcacaaatccaaaacatagccccatactagctactatgaagaaaattaactctatcccagccaaaaccagcacagggttCTAATAGACAGTAAATTTAATAGCAGTCAGCAGCCTGCctctgcagcaaagaaggccaattgCATGCTGGGCTGTAATAGCAAGGGTGTAGCCATGGGTGTAGGAAAGTGTTTCCCTCTTTGGTGCTTGCACAGAGTGTCCAGATACAATCTCACCGTTTTTGGGCTTCACAGGAGATGAAAGGCACTGACCTACTGGAGCCAGTCTGGGTTTGCTCACCtgtaagaagagaaggctcaggggacaCTAGTGCTGCCTACAGTTACGTAATAAGAAGGCATACATGAGACAAAACCTGACTTACTCCTTCCTATAGGTGCATGATGGAAGGGTGAGTGGCAAGCAGCACAAGTTACAACATGGAGAAATTTTAGATACCAAGAAAAGAATCTGTAGtctgagggtgatcaaacactgaaACAAGGGCCCACAGAGTCTGTAGAATCTATATCCATGGAGATAaggtcctgagcagcctgttgTAACTGGACCTGTTCTAggcaagaggttggactagaggacctctggaggtcccttccagcctgatgTTATTTCATGACGAATTCCTCAATTTTTAAGATGTTACTTCATCTATCTGATGCTTACtataagaaacactttttcaagATACAGTTTCAAACTTGCAAGCtatttctttgaatttcaaataca
This region includes:
- the HSPA14 gene encoding heat shock 70 kDa protein 14; the protein is MAAIGVHLGATCACAAVYKDGRADVVANDAGDRVTPAVVAFSESEEVVGLAAKQSRIRNISNTVVKVKQILGRSSSDPQAEKYIAESKCSIIEKNGKLQYEIDNKFINPEDVAKLIFSKMKETAQSALGSDVNDVVITVPFDFGENQKNALGEAAAAAGFNVMRLIHEPSAALLAYGIGQDSPTGKSNVLVYKLGGTSLSITVIEVNSGIYRVLATNTDDSIGGVCFTEALAQHLASEFQRSCKHDIRGNPRAMMKLMNSADVAKHSLSTLGSANCFVDSLYDGLDFDCNVSRARFELICSSLFSKCVEAIKKLLQQVGFTADDINKVVLCGGSARIPKLQQLIKDIFPTVELLNSIPPDEVIPIGAAIEAGILLGKENPLLEEEALFIECSAKDILLKGVDESGADKFTVLFPSGTPLPARRQHTLHAPGNTSSVCLELYESLGKSPMNEEGKFAQIVLQDLDKKEDGLHDILTVLTMKRDGSLHVTCTDQDSGKCEIITVEVAS